A part of Penaeus chinensis breed Huanghai No. 1 chromosome 6, ASM1920278v2, whole genome shotgun sequence genomic DNA contains:
- the LOC125026474 gene encoding methylosome protein 50-like isoform X2: MMDNSTEREDGDMDVNSPEQGEEMDVTSPPGKEQSASHMPCQVDKQLDFITFNKDGHFLMGSSNLTGRYWGGSIWYYDDPSLAPSVEKCLTAYEINSGVVDAAFIDEKNLVVGQDSGTVEFFTVSKSASGSQLQSVCQIEEHLDSIHCVKVTCNNKSIITGSADMSIRIWDSHTSIVSRLLSVAHSQQVTGLAPHPSNDQVFLSTGMDGNVLLWDLRLQKPASCVYRDWDDKPECVVWTGTGEAGGEGYLVGVQSGAIVLRNTANLSYNITSFQALNRPLYRLAVNPERPSQVAICGNDCKLVVADVDSESIKARYEDERHNDFIRGLAWKDGNTLFTCGWDKAVHEHTISN; encoded by the exons ATGATGGACAATTCAACGGAGCGAGAAGATGGCGACATGGATGTAAACTCCCCAGAGCAAGGGGAAGAGATG GATGTGACTAGTCCACCTGGAAAGGAACAGTCAGCAAGCCACATGCCTTGCCAGGTAGACAAACAGCTGGATTTCATCACATTCAATAAAG ATGGCCACTTCCTCATGGGTAGCAGTAATCTGACTGGCCGATATTGGGGAGGCTCCATCTGGTATTATGATGatccctcccttgctccttcaGTTGAGAAATGTCTTACTGCATATGAAATTAATTCTGGGGTAGTGGATGCAGCTTTTATTGATGAGAAAAATCTTGTTGTCGGTCAG gATTCTGGTACTGTTGAATTTTTCACCGTGTCAAAATCAGCAAGTGGCAGCCAACTTCAGAGTGTGTGTCAGATAGAGGAGCACCTTGATTCCATACACTGTGTCAAAGTTACCTGTAATAATAAGTCTATTATTACAGGATCAGCTGATATGAG cATAAGAATATGGGACTCTCATACTTCAATAGTATCTCGTCTGTTAAGTGTAGCACATTCTCAGCAGGTGACAGGACTTGCCCCACATCCCTCCAATGATCAAGTATTTCTGTCTACTGGAATGGATGGCAATGTGCTGTTGTGGGACTTAAGATTGCAAAAGCCTGCTTCAT GTGTTTATCGTGATTGGGACGACAAACCTGAGTGTGTAGTGTGGACTGGCACAGGAGAAGCAGGTGGAGAAGGCTACTTGGTTGGGGTACAGAGTGGTGCTATAGTGTTACGGAACACAGCAAACCTTAGTTACAACATTACAAGTTTCCAAGCACTAAACAGACCACTTTATAGACTAGCAGTTAACCCTGAAAG ACCAAGCCAAGTTGCTATTTGTGGGAATGATTGTAAACTGGTTGTGGCAGATGTTGACAGTGAATCAATCAAAGCaag ATACGAGGATGAACGACACAATGACTTCATTCGAGGCCTGGCCTGGAAGGATGGAAATACCTTGTTTACTTGTGGATGGGATAAAGCAGTTCATGAGCATACCATAAGTAATTAA
- the LOC125026474 gene encoding methylosome protein 50-like isoform X1, translated as MMDNSTEREDGDMDVNSPEQGEEMQDVTSPPGKEQSASHMPCQVDKQLDFITFNKDGHFLMGSSNLTGRYWGGSIWYYDDPSLAPSVEKCLTAYEINSGVVDAAFIDEKNLVVGQDSGTVEFFTVSKSASGSQLQSVCQIEEHLDSIHCVKVTCNNKSIITGSADMSIRIWDSHTSIVSRLLSVAHSQQVTGLAPHPSNDQVFLSTGMDGNVLLWDLRLQKPASCVYRDWDDKPECVVWTGTGEAGGEGYLVGVQSGAIVLRNTANLSYNITSFQALNRPLYRLAVNPERPSQVAICGNDCKLVVADVDSESIKARYEDERHNDFIRGLAWKDGNTLFTCGWDKAVHEHTISN; from the exons ATGATGGACAATTCAACGGAGCGAGAAGATGGCGACATGGATGTAAACTCCCCAGAGCAAGGGGAAGAGATG CAGGATGTGACTAGTCCACCTGGAAAGGAACAGTCAGCAAGCCACATGCCTTGCCAGGTAGACAAACAGCTGGATTTCATCACATTCAATAAAG ATGGCCACTTCCTCATGGGTAGCAGTAATCTGACTGGCCGATATTGGGGAGGCTCCATCTGGTATTATGATGatccctcccttgctccttcaGTTGAGAAATGTCTTACTGCATATGAAATTAATTCTGGGGTAGTGGATGCAGCTTTTATTGATGAGAAAAATCTTGTTGTCGGTCAG gATTCTGGTACTGTTGAATTTTTCACCGTGTCAAAATCAGCAAGTGGCAGCCAACTTCAGAGTGTGTGTCAGATAGAGGAGCACCTTGATTCCATACACTGTGTCAAAGTTACCTGTAATAATAAGTCTATTATTACAGGATCAGCTGATATGAG cATAAGAATATGGGACTCTCATACTTCAATAGTATCTCGTCTGTTAAGTGTAGCACATTCTCAGCAGGTGACAGGACTTGCCCCACATCCCTCCAATGATCAAGTATTTCTGTCTACTGGAATGGATGGCAATGTGCTGTTGTGGGACTTAAGATTGCAAAAGCCTGCTTCAT GTGTTTATCGTGATTGGGACGACAAACCTGAGTGTGTAGTGTGGACTGGCACAGGAGAAGCAGGTGGAGAAGGCTACTTGGTTGGGGTACAGAGTGGTGCTATAGTGTTACGGAACACAGCAAACCTTAGTTACAACATTACAAGTTTCCAAGCACTAAACAGACCACTTTATAGACTAGCAGTTAACCCTGAAAG ACCAAGCCAAGTTGCTATTTGTGGGAATGATTGTAAACTGGTTGTGGCAGATGTTGACAGTGAATCAATCAAAGCaag ATACGAGGATGAACGACACAATGACTTCATTCGAGGCCTGGCCTGGAAGGATGGAAATACCTTGTTTACTTGTGGATGGGATAAAGCAGTTCATGAGCATACCATAAGTAATTAA